Proteins found in one Amycolatopsis aidingensis genomic segment:
- a CDS encoding bifunctional glycosyltransferase family 2/GtrA family protein, with protein MTSTTAEPATGPVDGGTRAPVLDLVIPVYNEETDLEECVRRLHAHLRESFPFRCRITIADNASTDGTLAIARRLAGELPEVRVTHLPEKGRGRALRAVWSASDATVLAYLDVDLSTDLAALFPLVAPLISGHSDLAIGSRLARGARVTRGAKREVISRCYNLLLRGTLSARFSDAQCGFKAIRADVAARLLPLVEDTGWFFDTELLVLAQRAGLRIHEVPVDWVDDPDSRVDILATAMADLRGIARLGRATLTGSLPIAALRAQLGRDPAPAEAPGVPPRLARQVMRFAAVGLTSTLAYLAIFTLFRGGLGAQAANLVALLLTAVGNTAANRRFTFGVRGRAAAGRHQFEGLVVFGLGLVLTSGALALLHAFTSAGRGTELAVLVLANLAATVLRFLLLRNWVFHPDRTENRR; from the coding sequence ATGACTTCGACGACAGCGGAACCGGCCACGGGCCCGGTGGACGGTGGCACCAGGGCACCCGTGCTCGACCTGGTGATTCCGGTATACAACGAGGAAACCGATCTCGAGGAGTGCGTTCGCAGGTTGCATGCCCACCTGCGGGAGTCCTTCCCGTTCCGGTGCCGGATCACCATCGCCGACAACGCCAGCACCGACGGCACCCTGGCCATTGCCCGGCGGCTGGCAGGGGAACTGCCGGAAGTTCGGGTGACGCATCTGCCGGAGAAGGGCCGCGGCCGGGCGCTGCGCGCGGTGTGGTCGGCATCGGACGCCACCGTGCTGGCCTATCTGGACGTGGACCTCTCCACCGATCTCGCCGCGTTGTTCCCGCTGGTGGCGCCGCTCATTTCCGGGCACTCCGACCTCGCCATCGGCAGCAGGCTGGCGCGCGGGGCCAGGGTCACCCGCGGCGCCAAGCGGGAGGTCATCTCACGCTGCTACAACCTGCTGCTGCGCGGCACCCTGTCCGCCCGCTTCTCGGACGCGCAGTGCGGGTTCAAGGCCATCCGGGCGGATGTGGCCGCGCGGCTGCTGCCGCTGGTCGAGGACACCGGCTGGTTCTTCGACACCGAACTGCTGGTGCTCGCCCAGCGGGCCGGGCTGCGTATCCACGAGGTACCGGTGGACTGGGTGGACGATCCGGACAGCCGGGTGGACATCCTGGCCACCGCCATGGCCGACCTGCGCGGTATCGCCAGGCTCGGCCGGGCGACGCTCACCGGTTCGCTGCCGATCGCCGCGCTGCGCGCCCAGCTTGGCCGGGATCCCGCGCCCGCGGAGGCACCCGGGGTGCCGCCGCGGCTGGCCCGGCAGGTGATGCGGTTCGCCGCGGTCGGCCTCACCAGCACCCTGGCCTACCTGGCGATCTTCACCCTGTTCCGGGGCGGGCTCGGGGCACAGGCGGCGAACCTGGTCGCCCTGCTGCTCACCGCGGTCGGGAACACCGCGGCCAACCGCCGGTTCACCTTCGGCGTGCGCGGGCGGGCCGCGGCTGGCAGGCACCAGTTCGAGGGCCTGGTGGTGTTCGGGCTGGGCCTGGTCCTCACCAGCGGCGCGCTGGCGCTGCTGCACGCCTTCACCTCGGCGGGCCGGGGCACCGAGCTGGCCGTGCTGGTACTGGCCAACCTGGCCGCCACCGTCCTGCGTTTCCTGCTGCTGCGCAACTGGGTCTTCCACCCCGACCGCACGGAGAACCGCCGATGA
- a CDS encoding glycosyltransferase family 39 protein, with protein MTATALAPTARPQATAGGTARPRWQRPALLVLLAGTAVLYLWKLGASGWANDYYAMAVQGGTKDWTAWFFGSLDPGNVITVDKPPAALWLMGLSGRLFGFSSWSMLVPQALCGVAAVGLTYAAVRRWSGPVAGLLAGAALALTPAAALMFRFNNPDALLTLLLVAGAYCVLRATERASLRWLLLAGTAIGFAFLTKMLQGFLVLPAFALVYLVAAPSTLGRRLAQLLGAAGAVVVAAGWWIAAVALWPAASRPYIGGSETDSALELALGYNGLGRILGTNGNMAGGGPGGMSTAFGGEPGFGRLFGDSMGVEVSWLLPAALLALGAGLWFTRRAPRTDRTRAALLLWGGWLLVTGGVFSFMSGTLHPYYTVALAPAVGALAAIGGRELWRGRHNFAALLLLTLMVAVSGLWGYLLLARYDLGPVAVRVLVLVLTGLAVAGLLLGVDRLRRLGTALVAVCALAALLGPATVAVADVSVPHHGSIPQSGGSADGTPGGSTAADTALLDLLAATGTRWAAATDGARQGASLALGSGTAVIAIGGFTGADPAPTLAEFQRYVADGQVRYYIGEGTGGFTRGSGEIGEWVRNNYTAVTVGGSTVYDLTLPAG; from the coding sequence ATGACCGCGACCGCACTCGCGCCAACCGCCCGGCCGCAGGCCACCGCCGGGGGTACCGCCAGGCCGCGCTGGCAGCGGCCCGCCCTGCTGGTGCTGCTGGCCGGTACCGCCGTGCTCTACCTGTGGAAGCTCGGGGCATCCGGCTGGGCCAACGACTACTACGCGATGGCCGTGCAGGGCGGAACCAAGGACTGGACCGCCTGGTTCTTCGGTTCGCTTGACCCCGGCAACGTGATCACCGTGGACAAGCCGCCCGCCGCGCTGTGGCTGATGGGGCTGTCCGGGCGGCTGTTCGGGTTCTCCAGCTGGAGCATGCTGGTGCCGCAGGCGTTGTGCGGGGTGGCCGCGGTGGGGCTGACCTACGCCGCGGTCCGCCGCTGGTCCGGTCCGGTCGCCGGGCTGCTCGCCGGTGCCGCGCTGGCCCTCACCCCGGCGGCGGCGCTGATGTTCCGGTTCAACAACCCGGACGCACTGCTGACGCTGCTGCTGGTGGCCGGGGCCTACTGCGTGCTGCGGGCCACCGAGCGGGCGTCCCTGCGCTGGCTGCTGCTGGCCGGGACCGCGATCGGGTTCGCCTTCCTCACCAAGATGCTGCAGGGGTTCCTGGTGCTGCCCGCGTTCGCGCTGGTGTACCTGGTGGCCGCGCCGAGCACTCTGGGCCGCAGACTGGCGCAGCTGCTCGGCGCCGCGGGTGCCGTGGTGGTGGCCGCGGGGTGGTGGATCGCCGCCGTGGCGCTGTGGCCGGCCGCAAGCAGGCCCTACATCGGTGGCTCGGAGACCGACAGCGCGCTGGAACTGGCCCTTGGCTACAACGGGCTCGGCCGCATCCTCGGCACCAACGGCAATATGGCAGGCGGCGGGCCGGGCGGAATGAGCACCGCCTTCGGTGGCGAGCCCGGTTTCGGCAGGCTGTTCGGCGACAGCATGGGGGTAGAGGTCTCCTGGCTGCTGCCCGCGGCCCTGCTCGCCCTTGGCGCGGGTCTGTGGTTCACCCGGCGTGCACCCCGCACCGACCGCACCAGGGCGGCGTTGCTGCTGTGGGGCGGCTGGCTGCTGGTGACCGGCGGGGTGTTCAGCTTTATGAGCGGGACGCTGCATCCGTACTACACCGTGGCGCTCGCCCCGGCCGTCGGCGCGCTGGCCGCGATCGGCGGCCGGGAACTGTGGCGGGGCAGGCACAACTTCGCCGCCTTGCTGTTGCTCACCCTGATGGTGGCGGTGAGCGGGCTCTGGGGCTACCTGCTGCTGGCCCGGTACGACCTCGGCCCGGTCGCGGTGCGGGTGCTGGTACTTGTGCTGACCGGGCTGGCCGTGGCCGGGTTGCTACTCGGGGTGGACCGGTTACGCAGGCTGGGTACCGCGCTGGTCGCGGTGTGCGCGCTCGCCGCCCTGCTCGGGCCCGCTACGGTCGCCGTGGCGGATGTTTCGGTGCCACACCACGGTTCCATCCCGCAGTCCGGTGGCTCGGCGGACGGTACGCCGGGCGGGTCGACGGCGGCCGATACCGCACTGCTCGACCTGCTGGCGGCCACCGGCACCCGATGGGCCGCGGCCACCGACGGCGCCCGGCAGGGCGCGAGCCTCGCGCTGGGCAGCGGCACCGCGGTGATCGCGATCGGCGGGTTCACCGGGGCCGATCCGGCGCCGACGCTGGCGGAGTTCCAGCGCTATGTCGCGGACGGCCAGGTGCGCTACTACATCGGCGAGGGCACCGGCGGATTCACCCGCGGTTCCGGCGAGATAGGGGAGTGGGTGCGGAACAACTACACCGCGGTCACCGTGGGTGGCAGCACGGTGTACGACCTCACCCTCCCCGCGGGCTGA
- a CDS encoding carbohydrate-binding protein has translation MRRYLTLLIVSFFALAGLVAAPSAGAGTPAAVPVKTASHDALTGLLPEGSEPRAGTQTWYGWESLGGSLRSAPAVSSWSAGRLDVFAVGPDNALWHKWYQNGWSGWESLGGYLTSAPAAVSWSNGRIDVFARGGDNALWHKWYQGGWSGWESLGGYLTSAPAVSSWAPGRLDVFGRGGDGALWHKWYQNGWSGWESLGGYLTSYPAAVSWSSGRIDVFARGGNDALWHKWYQGGWSGWESLGGVLTSGPGVSSWAPGRLDVFVRGTDNALWHKWYQGGWSGWESLGGVLTTGPGAVSWGYNRIDVFALGTDLALWHRWWT, from the coding sequence ATGCGAAGATATCTGACCTTGCTGATCGTTTCTTTCTTCGCGCTGGCCGGGCTCGTCGCGGCTCCGTCCGCCGGGGCCGGGACTCCGGCGGCCGTCCCGGTGAAGACCGCATCCCACGACGCGCTCACCGGGCTGCTGCCGGAGGGCAGCGAACCACGGGCAGGCACCCAGACCTGGTACGGCTGGGAATCGCTCGGCGGCTCGCTACGGTCCGCGCCCGCGGTCTCCTCCTGGTCGGCGGGCAGGCTGGACGTGTTCGCCGTGGGGCCGGACAACGCCCTGTGGCACAAGTGGTACCAGAACGGCTGGTCCGGCTGGGAGTCGCTGGGCGGGTACCTCACCTCGGCCCCGGCCGCGGTGTCGTGGAGTAATGGCCGGATCGACGTGTTCGCCCGTGGTGGGGACAACGCGTTGTGGCACAAGTGGTATCAGGGTGGTTGGTCCGGTTGGGAGTCCCTCGGTGGGTACCTCACCTCCGCCCCCGCGGTGTCCTCCTGGGCGCCGGGCAGGCTGGACGTGTTCGGCCGTGGCGGCGACGGCGCGCTGTGGCACAAGTGGTACCAGAACGGCTGGTCCGGCTGGGAATCCCTCGGCGGTTACCTGACGTCGTATCCGGCGGCGGTCTCCTGGAGTAGTGGCCGGATCGACGTGTTCGCCCGCGGTGGGAACGATGCGTTGTGGCACAAGTGGTATCAGGGTGGTTGGTCCGGTTGGGAGTCGCTTGGTGGCGTGCTGACCTCCGGGCCGGGGGTCTCCTCCTGGGCGCCAGGACGGTTGGACGTGTTCGTCCGCGGTACGGACAACGCCCTGTGGCACAAGTGGTATCAGGGTGGTTGGTCCGGTTGGGAGTCGCTTGGTGGCGTGCTGACCACCGGGCCGGGAGCCGTCTCCTGGGGCTACAACCGCATTGACGTCTTCGCCCTCGGCACCGACCTCGCACTCTGGCACCGCTGGTGGACCTGA
- a CDS encoding HAMP domain-containing sensor histidine kinase, which produces MSSNRRGERARRPWSLRGRLLVQVLGLLALVSLVVGVVTEFALRDFLLDQLDSQLAAASDRGPGGPDRLPPPPGLGFYLRVPGQPVGTVAARLLPGGLSEAARLAPDTSIDPLEREQREPLERLPADGRPRTVTLGDLGDYRAVATGTPEGRRVTALPLAGLHDTLWRLGFVLGGVAVTALLAAGAIAALTVRRTLRPLDRLATTAGKVAEIPLDRGEVALSVRVPEADTDTRTEVGKVGAALNRMLEHVAAALAARQRSESRVRQFVADASHELRTPLASIRGYAELSRRHGEAVPPDVRYALARVEAESGRMTSLVEELLLLARLDSGRPVAREPVDLSRLVADAVADAHVAGPEHRWLLTAPPEPVTVLGDASQLHQVVLNLLNNARTHTPAGTTVRTILAAAKGEVRLAVADDGPGIPAEIRPEVFERFSRGDTSRSREAGSTGLGLAIVAAVVAAHHGQVRLDTHPGRTEFTVILPAHSSRTGSPQ; this is translated from the coding sequence ATGTCCTCAAACCGCCGCGGTGAACGTGCCCGGCGGCCGTGGTCGCTGCGCGGGCGGCTACTCGTCCAGGTGCTCGGCCTGCTGGCGCTGGTGAGCCTCGTGGTCGGGGTGGTCACCGAGTTCGCGCTGCGGGACTTCCTGCTGGACCAGCTCGACTCCCAGCTGGCGGCCGCCAGCGACCGCGGCCCCGGCGGCCCGGACCGGCTACCGCCGCCGCCCGGCCTCGGTTTCTACCTGCGGGTCCCTGGCCAGCCGGTGGGTACGGTCGCCGCGCGGCTGCTGCCCGGCGGGCTGAGTGAAGCGGCCCGGCTCGCCCCGGACACCTCGATCGACCCGCTGGAGCGGGAGCAGCGGGAGCCGCTGGAGCGCCTGCCCGCCGACGGCCGCCCGCGCACGGTGACCCTCGGCGACCTCGGTGACTACCGGGCGGTCGCGACCGGGACGCCGGAGGGCAGGCGGGTCACCGCCCTTCCCCTTGCCGGGCTGCACGACACCCTGTGGCGGCTGGGGTTCGTGCTCGGCGGGGTCGCGGTGACCGCGTTGCTGGCCGCGGGGGCGATCGCGGCGCTGACCGTGCGGCGGACACTGCGGCCGCTGGACCGGCTGGCCACCACCGCGGGCAAGGTCGCGGAGATCCCGCTGGACCGGGGTGAGGTCGCGCTCTCGGTCCGGGTGCCGGAGGCCGATACCGACACCCGTACCGAGGTCGGCAAGGTGGGTGCCGCGCTGAACCGGATGCTGGAACATGTGGCCGCCGCCCTGGCCGCCCGCCAGCGCAGCGAGAGCCGGGTGCGGCAGTTCGTCGCCGACGCCAGCCACGAGCTGCGCACCCCGTTGGCCTCGATCCGCGGCTATGCCGAGCTGAGCAGGCGGCACGGGGAGGCGGTGCCGCCGGACGTGCGGTACGCCCTTGCCAGGGTGGAGGCCGAGTCCGGCCGGATGACCAGCCTGGTCGAGGAACTGCTGCTGCTGGCCAGGCTGGACTCCGGGCGCCCGGTAGCGCGCGAGCCGGTGGACCTGTCCCGGCTGGTCGCCGACGCGGTGGCCGACGCGCATGTCGCGGGCCCCGAGCACCGCTGGCTGCTCACCGCCCCGCCGGAACCGGTGACCGTGCTCGGCGACGCCAGCCAGCTACACCAGGTGGTGCTCAACCTGCTGAACAACGCCCGCACGCACACCCCGGCTGGAACCACCGTGCGCACCATCCTGGCCGCGGCCAAGGGCGAGGTACGACTCGCCGTCGCCGACGACGGCCCCGGCATCCCGGCCGAGATCCGGCCCGAGGTGTTCGAGCGGTTCTCCCGCGGGGACACCTCTCGCTCCCGGGAGGCAGGCAGCACCGGCCTCGGCCTCGCCATCGTGGCCGCGGTGGTCGCCGCGCACCACGGTCAGGTCCGGCTGGACACCCATCCCGGCCGGACCGAGTTCACCGTCATCCTGCCCGCGCACAGCTCGCGCACAGGCAGTCCCCAGTAG
- a CDS encoding sialidase family protein, with product MRTTRKAVAVLAATTAIAGSMAAARAAPAAAAPAPAAVGSTVVYQERSEGYDCFRIPAVLKANNGDLLAFAEGRNGGNRFCSDAGDIDLVLKRSSDGGRTWSAPRVVIEGHGDTKGNPTPILIPETGRIVLLSTMQCVRNPSCGRIPRVQHSDDHGRTWNAPRVLTGQLGFTEAPGWLATGPAHGIVLSRGPHAGRLVAGINYSDNGKNSAAIIYSDDQGRTWQRGATYTSSTGTIHPQELNLVQLVDGRIYVAARNQAYADAKCTADGRRNRLHALSADGGESFSQGFAFEPDLIAPNVQGAVSRMSATDQGDEYNRLVFTAPSTCDRRKELVLSSSFDEGGNWTTKSQGVRIWDKDAAYSDLVRLGRGSVGVLYEAGPTWNANETIRWSKVTAADLGAPVCGSGYGVIDSRPLGDAGTVYLSYNAANGHNCVSTMKSAAVGSPTPTSAFLEVSGSSRRTDSGNFSWFAGPVRAEAANTCVRWGGSAGSADYESPFEHCD from the coding sequence GTGAGAACAACGCGGAAAGCGGTGGCGGTACTGGCCGCCACCACGGCGATCGCGGGCTCGATGGCGGCGGCGCGGGCGGCCCCCGCGGCCGCCGCTCCTGCCCCGGCCGCGGTCGGCAGCACGGTGGTGTACCAGGAACGGTCGGAGGGCTACGACTGTTTCCGCATCCCGGCCGTACTGAAGGCGAACAACGGTGATCTGCTGGCCTTCGCCGAGGGCCGTAACGGCGGGAACAGGTTCTGCTCCGACGCGGGCGATATCGACCTGGTGCTGAAGCGGTCCAGTGACGGCGGCCGGACCTGGAGCGCCCCCAGGGTGGTCATCGAGGGACACGGCGACACCAAGGGCAATCCGACGCCAATCCTGATCCCGGAAACCGGGCGGATCGTCCTGCTGTCCACGATGCAGTGTGTGCGGAACCCGAGTTGTGGCCGGATTCCCCGGGTGCAGCACAGCGACGACCACGGCCGGACCTGGAACGCGCCCCGGGTACTCACCGGTCAGCTGGGCTTCACCGAGGCGCCGGGATGGCTGGCGACCGGGCCGGCACACGGGATCGTGCTCAGCAGGGGCCCGCACGCGGGCAGGCTGGTCGCCGGAATCAACTACTCGGACAACGGGAAGAACAGCGCGGCCATCATCTACAGCGACGACCAGGGCAGGACCTGGCAGCGCGGGGCCACCTACACCAGCTCCACCGGTACGATCCACCCACAGGAGCTGAACCTGGTGCAGCTGGTCGACGGCCGGATCTATGTGGCCGCACGCAACCAGGCCTACGCCGACGCGAAATGCACGGCCGACGGCCGCCGCAACCGGCTGCACGCCCTCTCCGCCGACGGCGGGGAGTCGTTCAGCCAGGGGTTCGCCTTCGAACCGGACCTGATCGCCCCGAACGTGCAGGGCGCGGTCTCCCGGATGAGCGCGACCGACCAGGGTGACGAGTACAACCGCCTGGTCTTCACCGCACCGTCCACCTGCGACCGCCGCAAGGAGCTGGTACTCAGTTCCTCCTTCGACGAGGGCGGGAACTGGACCACGAAGTCGCAGGGCGTGCGGATCTGGGACAAGGACGCGGCCTACTCCGATCTGGTGCGCCTCGGCCGGGGTTCGGTCGGCGTGTTGTACGAGGCCGGACCGACCTGGAACGCCAACGAGACGATCCGCTGGTCCAAGGTGACCGCGGCGGATCTCGGCGCTCCGGTCTGCGGCAGCGGGTACGGGGTGATCGACAGCAGGCCACTCGGTGACGCCGGGACCGTGTACCTGTCCTACAACGCCGCGAACGGACACAACTGCGTCAGCACGATGAAGTCGGCCGCGGTCGGCTCGCCCACTCCGACCTCGGCCTTTCTGGAGGTCAGCGGATCGAGCAGGCGCACGGACTCGGGGAACTTCTCCTGGTTCGCCGGTCCGGTCCGGGCCGAGGCCGCGAACACCTGCGTCCGCTGGGGTGGCTCGGCGGGTTCGGCCGACTACGAGAGCCCCTTCGAGCACTGCGACTGA
- a CDS encoding response regulator transcription factor, with the protein MNTDPNRVELRRPDGSPVRVLVVDDEASLAELMSMALRMEGWELRTAPDGATAVRLAREFRPDAVVLDIMLPDFSGLEALRRMRAENPHLPVLLLTAKDAVEDRIAGLTAGGDDYVTKPFSLEEVTLRLRALLRRARVVAASEGSLLVVGDLTLDEDSREVHRGGEPVSLTATEFELLRYLMRNARRVLSKAQILDRVWSYDFGGQANIVELYVSYLRKKIDADREPMIHTMRGAGYVLKPPR; encoded by the coding sequence ATGAACACCGACCCGAACCGGGTCGAGCTGCGCAGGCCGGACGGCAGCCCGGTGCGGGTACTCGTGGTGGACGACGAGGCCAGCCTCGCCGAGCTCATGTCGATGGCGCTACGGATGGAGGGCTGGGAGCTGCGCACCGCGCCGGACGGCGCGACAGCGGTCCGCCTGGCCAGGGAGTTCCGGCCGGATGCCGTGGTGCTGGACATCATGCTGCCGGACTTCAGCGGTCTCGAGGCGCTACGCCGGATGCGTGCGGAGAACCCGCACCTGCCGGTGCTGCTGCTCACCGCGAAGGACGCGGTCGAGGACCGGATCGCCGGGCTGACCGCCGGTGGCGACGACTATGTCACCAAGCCGTTCAGCCTGGAGGAGGTGACCCTGCGGCTGCGCGCGCTGCTGCGCAGGGCAAGGGTGGTCGCCGCCTCCGAGGGCTCCCTGCTGGTGGTCGGCGACCTCACCCTGGACGAGGACAGCCGCGAAGTGCACCGCGGTGGGGAACCGGTCTCGCTCACCGCCACCGAGTTCGAGCTGTTGCGCTACCTGATGCGCAACGCCAGGCGGGTGCTGAGCAAGGCGCAGATACTCGATCGGGTCTGGAGCTACGACTTCGGCGGGCAGGCCAACATCGTCGAGCTATACGTTTCCTACCTGCGCAAGAAGATCGACGCCGACCGGGAGCCGATGATCCACACCATGCGGGGCGCCGGGTATGTCCTCAAACCGCCGCGGTGA
- a CDS encoding M23 family metallopeptidase: MKLSRAITLCLALVMGLAGTAAVATTASAADEAGPRPAFQLPFPCGQTWNGNQSASSAHRSWEIDFNRGGSAGADLGDTVVAAAGGTVVISSHQGSTNGYGNLVKIDHGGGWYTYYAHLRVRSVAVGDQVRLGQRIGEVGNTSKPGNNISPHLHYEVRTDGSYPGNIQPAYFDGVRFGYPIQNVTSKNTCAGKNPYSAAEVCGDGYRVIDSAAVGGSGVVYLLYNSGNQHNCVTTLKSRSIGTATPTSAYLEVQGSARKTDSGDFSYYAGPVSAAAGRTCVKWGGSVGSDSYHSDFEHCD; encoded by the coding sequence ATGAAGCTCAGCAGAGCGATCACCCTGTGCCTGGCACTGGTCATGGGGCTCGCGGGCACGGCGGCGGTGGCCACAACGGCCAGCGCGGCCGACGAGGCCGGACCGCGCCCCGCCTTCCAGCTGCCGTTCCCCTGCGGCCAGACCTGGAACGGCAACCAGAGCGCGAGCAGCGCGCACCGCTCGTGGGAGATCGACTTCAACCGCGGCGGCTCGGCGGGCGCGGACCTCGGGGACACCGTGGTCGCGGCCGCGGGCGGCACCGTGGTGATCTCCTCGCACCAGGGTTCCACCAACGGCTACGGCAACCTGGTCAAGATCGACCACGGCGGCGGCTGGTACACCTACTATGCGCACCTGCGCGTGCGTTCGGTCGCGGTCGGCGACCAGGTCCGGCTCGGGCAGCGGATCGGCGAGGTCGGCAACACCAGCAAGCCGGGCAACAACATCAGCCCGCACCTGCACTACGAGGTGCGCACCGACGGCAGCTACCCTGGCAACATCCAGCCCGCCTACTTCGACGGGGTGCGGTTCGGCTACCCGATCCAGAACGTCACCTCGAAGAACACCTGCGCCGGCAAGAACCCCTACAGCGCGGCCGAAGTCTGCGGGGACGGCTATCGGGTGATCGACTCCGCCGCGGTCGGCGGCTCCGGTGTGGTGTACCTGCTCTACAACTCCGGGAACCAGCACAACTGCGTGACCACGCTGAAGAGCAGGTCCATCGGCACGGCCACCCCGACCTCGGCCTACCTCGAGGTGCAGGGCTCGGCGCGCAAGACCGACAGCGGCGACTTCTCGTACTACGCGGGCCCGGTGTCCGCCGCGGCCGGCCGTACCTGCGTGAAATGGGGCGGATCGGTCGGATCCGACTCCTACCACAGTGACTTCGAGCACTGCGACTGA
- a CDS encoding ArnT family glycosyltransferase, with the protein MTMSTSDARAVRWMRPAVATLLLATAVLYLWGLGESGWANAYYSAAAQAGGQSWTAWFFGATDPAGGITVDKAPAALWVTGLSVRLFGLSSWSILVPQALCGVAAVGLTYATVRRCSGPVAGLLAGAVLALTPVAVLMFRFNNPDALLVLLLVAAAYALVRALERGGTGWLLLAGTLLGFGFLAKMLQALLVVPAFVLVYLLAAPVRPGRRLGQVLVAAVAMVVAAGWWVLVVRLWPAGQRPYIGGSQTNSVLELTLGYNGFGRLTGEEVGSVGGGRGWGDPGWTRLLGAGLADQASWLLPAAVVFLGFGLWLTRRAPRTDRTRAAFLLWGGWLLVTAAVFSYMDGIFHSYYTVALAPAIAALVGSGAVLAWRWRFQFGGPVLAATAGVTGIWGFLLLRGSGGEWSVLPAVVLFAGLLAAALLFLVGGLPRRVAAAAVGLGLVAALAGPAAYSVATAATPHSGALPAAGPGTTRFGGPPGGGGMGGLLGAPEPGAELAALLAEDAGDYTWAAAAVGSNNAAGYQLAARVPVLAVGGFNGTDPAPTLARFQQYVRTGQIHFFLGGPGMRGDSGSDESIRIAAWVAENFTEATVDGVTVYDLTA; encoded by the coding sequence ATGACCATGTCCACATCGGACGCGCGCGCCGTACGGTGGATGCGCCCGGCTGTCGCCACCCTGCTCCTGGCCACCGCCGTGCTCTACCTGTGGGGCCTCGGCGAGTCCGGCTGGGCCAATGCCTACTACTCCGCGGCGGCGCAGGCCGGCGGGCAGAGCTGGACGGCATGGTTCTTCGGCGCCACCGACCCGGCAGGCGGGATCACCGTGGACAAGGCCCCGGCCGCGCTCTGGGTGACCGGGCTGTCGGTGCGGCTGTTCGGGCTCAGTTCGTGGAGCATCCTGGTGCCGCAGGCGTTGTGCGGGGTGGCCGCGGTGGGGCTGACCTACGCCACGGTACGCCGTTGCTCGGGTCCGGTCGCCGGGTTGCTCGCCGGTGCGGTGCTCGCGCTGACCCCGGTGGCGGTGCTGATGTTCCGGTTCAACAACCCGGACGCGCTGCTGGTGCTGTTGCTGGTCGCCGCGGCCTATGCCCTGGTGCGGGCACTGGAACGGGGCGGCACGGGCTGGCTGCTGCTGGCCGGCACCCTGCTCGGGTTCGGTTTCCTGGCAAAGATGTTGCAGGCGCTGCTGGTGGTGCCCGCCTTCGTGCTGGTGTATCTGCTGGCGGCGCCGGTGCGGCCGGGGCGCAGGCTGGGCCAGGTGCTCGTCGCCGCGGTCGCGATGGTGGTCGCGGCGGGCTGGTGGGTGCTGGTGGTGCGGCTGTGGCCCGCCGGCCAGCGGCCCTATATCGGCGGTTCGCAGACCAACAGCGTGCTGGAACTGACCCTTGGCTACAACGGTTTCGGCAGGCTCACCGGGGAAGAGGTCGGCAGCGTCGGCGGCGGGCGTGGCTGGGGCGACCCCGGCTGGACCAGGCTGCTCGGTGCTGGGCTTGCCGACCAGGCATCCTGGCTGCTGCCGGCCGCCGTAGTCTTCCTCGGCTTCGGGCTGTGGCTGACCAGGCGGGCCCCGCGCACCGACCGCACCAGGGCCGCCTTCCTGCTCTGGGGTGGATGGCTGCTGGTGACAGCGGCCGTGTTCAGCTATATGGACGGCATCTTCCACTCCTACTACACCGTGGCGCTGGCCCCCGCGATCGCCGCCCTGGTGGGCAGCGGGGCGGTGCTGGCCTGGCGCTGGCGCTTCCAGTTCGGCGGACCGGTGCTGGCCGCCACCGCGGGAGTGACCGGGATCTGGGGGTTTCTGCTGTTGCGCGGCAGTGGCGGTGAGTGGTCCGTGCTGCCCGCGGTGGTGCTGTTCGCCGGGCTGCTCGCGGCCGCGCTGCTGTTCCTGGTCGGTGGCCTGCCCCGGCGGGTCGCCGCCGCGGCCGTGGGTCTCGGCCTGGTTGCGGCGCTGGCGGGTCCGGCAGCGTACTCGGTGGCCACCGCCGCCACCCCGCACAGCGGTGCCCTGCCCGCGGCCGGACCGGGCACGACACGGTTCGGCGGCCCTCCCGGCGGCGGAGGAATGGGCGGGCTCCTTGGCGCGCCCGAGCCGGGCGCCGAACTGGCGGCGTTGCTCGCCGAGGATGCCGGGGACTACACCTGGGCCGCCGCTGCCGTCGGGTCCAACAACGCGGCCGGGTACCAGCTCGCCGCCCGGGTTCCGGTGCTCGCCGTCGGCGGGTTCAACGGTACCGACCCCGCCCCGACCCTCGCGCGGTTCCAGCAATACGTCCGAACCGGACAGATCCACTTCTTCCTCGGTGGTCCGGGAATGCGCGGGGACAGTGGTAGCGACGAGTCGATAAGGATCGCCGCATGGGTAGCCGAGAACTTCACCGAGGCCACTGTGGACGGAGTGACCGTCTACGACCTGACCGCGTGA